ATCGAGGTAAATATAAAGCGAGAGTGAAAATACTTTGTCAGATAAATGTAAGCCTGTTCGATGTGATGTTCCAGGTGTTCAGAACACTGGGAATCGAGGCTGCAAGAGCAACTATAATGACAGAAATTAAATTGGTGATGGAGAATCACGGGATGAGCATCGATCGACGGCATCCAATGCTCGTAGCAGATCTGATGACCAGCAGGGGAGAAGTGTTGGGTATTACGAGACAAGGTTTAGCAAAGATGAAGGAATCTGTCTTGAATTTAGCCTCGGTAGGGTCTACGTAGTTTACATTTACCATTTCGAAGCGGAGGTAGGTGTTAATACATTTCTCTTCTAATAGTTCGAGAAAACAGCCGATCATCTATTCGACGCAGCTTATTATGGACAAAAAGATGTGATCTGCGGTGTGTCCGAATCAATCATAATGGGCATTCCAGTTCCAGTAGGAACAGGGATTTTCAAACTACTTCACAGATATCCTTTTCAAACTTACTTCTATCAGTTCCTGAGAATTCttgattttcttttaaacaCACGTACTAATGCTATTTTTTACCGTTTATTTTCCTTATTAATAAAATACAGCTGACAAAGATGAACCGCAGAAAAGGGCTTTAATATTCGACGACCCGCAGTTCCACAAGAAGATCACAAAACCAACGTGAATGTACATTAATTGTTATCtactttgtaataaaatatttaatgtatATAAAAGCGAAGATGTATTTTAATGAAACTAacatttttatacttgacaATTTTTTGTTCGCTCGATATTTATCTTTTTATGCTGAATATATACTTGTGAAGGAATATGAGTATATCAGGATGGTTTATTAAATAAGCTGTCCGTTGTTGCTAGGGAACAGTGCGTTTGATCCATCGTTGTCACGAATCGTGTCGCTGTAACTCAATTGAGAATGAATTCTCTGACATTGGCTAAAGTAATGTGCTTTTAGAGCGAAATTTTGATACACTCGCCTTTCGCTGATAAAGTTGAGCGACTTAAATTGTCCTTCCAACTAAACGTTGATAAAACTGAGATATCGGAATGGTAAATGAGACCGAATTCTGGACCGAAATTCGGAAAGATATACCGCAATACAAAAAGAGAAAACCGAGGGTCGTTCCTGCTTTTACTATCCAAGCTTTGCAGGTGAGGTTTCAGGGtagtaaaattacaattttacctTGATTCATTGAATTTATTTAGGAAAACACTGTAGTCGCGAAACCCCCTCGATATGGACTGTACAAACCTCGGCCACCGAAACCATCAACCTTTCGACAATTCTACGAGCGTGGTGTATTTCCAGTTTCATTGGAAAATGATAGTTTCGGCGCGAAGCTTAGTTGGAAAGTGAATATCGAAGATCTAGACTTTCATCATTATTTGCCGCTGTTTTTCGATGGTTTGACAGAAACTGAACAACCGTACAAGTTTCTAGTGGAGCAAGGGATATCCGACATGTTAGAGCATGGTGGTCCAAAAATTTTACCCGTAGTACCGCAGTTAATCATTCCCATTAAAAGTACCGCTTCGCCTTCTTCCACTTGTTAATTTTGCGTATACGAGCGTACGTTATAAGATGCGATATTTTTTACAGAAGCCTTGAATACCAAAATACCAGAAATCATTTGCACTACGATGAGAGCAATCCAAAAGCTTGTCACCTCGGCAGAGTGCGTTGGGGAAGCCTTAGTGCCATATTTTAGACAAATTTTACCAGTTCTCAATTTATTGAAGGACCGAAACTGTAAGATCTCAATTTACATTCGGACCTTGGTATAAAAGGGATACAAATTAAATTGAATATTACAGTAAACCTTGGAGAGGGAATCGACTACTCGCAGCAAAGGGGAGAGAATGCTGCGGACTTGATACAAGAGACTTTAGAACTACTTGAAGTATACGGAGGCGGAGATGCTTTTATAAATATCAAATACATGGTTCCCACGTACGAGTCTTGCATGATGAATTAAAAATCGCCTATTCACTGTCGAATGACGGCTTCAAATTTTGAGATGTTAGAATTACGAGAAACagcatttatattaaatacaattgttatttataaatattatacaaaatattacaaaacaTGTGAAAGGTTATTGAACTGAATTGCCCAGATAGTACACTACATCCGCAGTATATTAACTTTACTCACATTTTTCCTGAATCTTCTTTTAATGTCACCGTTCTGTTAAAAACAAGCT
The nucleotide sequence above comes from Andrena cerasifolii isolate SP2316 chromosome 2, iyAndCera1_principal, whole genome shotgun sequence. Encoded proteins:
- the LOC143366253 gene encoding parkin coregulated gene protein homolog, encoding MVNETEFWTEIRKDIPQYKKRKPRVVPAFTIQALQENTVVAKPPRYGLYKPRPPKPSTFRQFYERGVFPVSLENDSFGAKLSWKVNIEDLDFHHYLPLFFDGLTETEQPYKFLVEQGISDMLEHGGPKILPVVPQLIIPIKKALNTKIPEIICTTMRAIQKLVTSAECVGEALVPYFRQILPVLNLLKDRNLNLGEGIDYSQQRGENAADLIQETLELLEVYGGGDAFINIKYMVPTYESCMMN